The DNA sequence TTCTTCCGGCCTGGAATCTCTCAGTCCAATTACCATAGAAGTAACCTTATCCTCCGCTTCCGGTCTCACAGGAAGCATAAATTACTCAGTAACAGGAGGAACAGCCAGTGGTAACGGCACTGATTTCACTTTAAATAGTGGAACACTTACTTTTAACCCAGGAGAAACCAGCAAGACTATAAGCCTCTCAATACAGGATGATGCTCTGGATGAAGTAGACGAAACTGTGCAAATTACTTTATCTAATCCAAATAATCTTTCATTAGGTTCCAATTCAAGTTACACTTATACCATTTTAGATAATGATAATCCGCCAACTGTAAGTTTTAATCTTGCTGCTTCGAACTCTATCGATGAATCAGCTACAACAAGATCTATAAACCTTCAATTATCCTCAGCTTCAGAAAAAGTGATTACTGTTGTCGTTACAGACTCCGGAGGTACTGCTACAGAAAATACGGATTATACCTCTATCGCTTCTCCTTTAACAATAAATTTCCCGGCAGGTAGCACAGTACAATCAGTGAATATTCCAATCATTGCAGACTTAGAATATGAAGGGAATGAAACTATCCTTTTATCTTTAAGTTCAGCTGTAAATGCAAATCTCGGAACTCAAACTACTCATACCTTTACTATCATTGATGATGAATACTATCTTGTTTCCGCAGAAACCATGGACTGTAACCATAATGGTCAAATCGACCACTACAAATTAAAGTTTTCTACTTCAGTTAATGATTCAAGCTTTCCCGGGTATATATCTAATTCATTAGGTAACAGCACGAGTGAGTGGCAAATTTCAGGATACACAAATGTGGCTCTACATCATGGTACTGACTTATCCACCAGCTGTCCCACAGAAACAGATGTTCTTAACGATTCTGTTCTATATCTTTCCTTTTCCGAAAGTGGCAGCTTTGATACAGGATCCAAACCTGACCTAACAAGCTCTATAAATACCGGACTTTCCAGCTTATCAAACGGAACCCTGAGCCCTGTCTACACAGCGTCCTTAGTTGAATCAGATAAGGCTTCTCCTGTAATTGTAGCTGCCGGTGGTAATACATTCTCGAATATATTACAGGTAACTTTTTCAGAAGCCGTTTGGGGAAACCCGAATACGCCTTCCTGTGGTGCAGGTGGAGAACTCACTATATTAGATGTAATTTATACCGATACAAATTCAACAGGTGCTAACTCTCTAAGCGATATAGGATCTGATTCCTGTGCAACAGATAAAACAGTTAGCTTTTTGGCTAATACAACTTTCTCAGTTGCTGATCATAACCTTGACACTCTTGCAGCCGGACTGGATCTTTTTGATGCTGCAAATAATTCAGGTTATAATATAGCAGTACCCTTAAATATTATATCCGGTCCCATACTTACCAATATACAGGAATTTGATACCAATCACAATGGAAAAATTGATCAAATTAAGCTTACATTTTCTATCAATATGAGTGATTACTCCTTTGCGGACTCCGATGCCAATCGCTTTACTTTAAATGGTATAGGAATGCTTAAAGTTGATACAGCAAGTGGAGGAACAGGAAGCATATCTTCACCCAATAATGATCCCGGAACAGCCAATGATAACATTGTAACTATATTCACTGATGATTCGAGCGTAATAGGAACTTCCGTAAAACCCATAGCCTTCACCCTTTCTGCTGGCAAGTGGATGGGAAACGGTATAGAACTACAAACGATTTCAAATCTCAGTTCCATAACGGAAGATAAGGCTCCTCCTGTAATTCTTTCTGCGGTAGCATCAGATAACACATCCTCTGACCCAAGTGTTGACTCTGATGATACTCTAATTATTACCTTTTCAGAATCTACGAATCAACCTGTAATTGATAATTCAACGATTGCCAATTTCTTATCCTTATCGAATTCTCATTCCTGGGGAAATATAAACTCAGCCAACTGGAATGCAAGTGGAGATACTTTGACTATAAATTTTACGGGTTCAGGTAGTTCTATCGCAGTAGGAGACTACATCACCATTGTAAATGGAATCAGCGATACAACTAGTTCAGCCAATACTTCTACCAATTTAATTTCTGTCTCACCTATAAGCGGCTCCTTCTATACACCCGATACAACGATTCCGACCCTGGTAAATGCGACATCAATAAATCCTACAACAGTTCGTGTAACTTTTTCAGAAGTAATGAATGCTTCAGAAGCGACAACTGTAGCTAATTATAAGATTGTCAGCTCACCTGCATCCGGAACCTGTAGTGCAGGGACGAATTTTTCTTCCTCGACTCAAACAACAGACTTTGATATAGTATCTATCAGCGGTTCCGGAACTACTTATGATATTACTCTATCTAATACTCAGACAGGTGGAAGAAGCTATATTGTAATTGTAAATAAAACTTCAGTTCATGACCTACAATCGACCGCTCTGAGTTGCCCTAACAACTCCGACTTTATAGGAAATGAAACCATCAAAGTTTCTTCAGCCACCTGCAATTCCACCAGTTCAATTGTTCTTTCTTTTTCAAAATCGGTGATGTCAGGCATAGATGCAACAAATTCTGCCGAATGTTCTTCGATTTCAGAATGCTCCAAACGTTACAAATTATTTGGTGCCAGTTCTTTAGGAGAAATTACTTCTGCAACTATTTTAAACGGAACCGTCTGTGGTGGACTCGCGGCTGATTCAACAAAAGTCTGTTTGATTCATGAACTAAACCAGACAGGTGGAATATACTCAGTAGTAGTGGCGAATAATATAGATGGTGATGGTTTTGATAATTCCTCCTGGGGATCTATTCGTGACTTAGCGAGTACAGAAGACATACAGATAAGTCCTAAAGATAGAACTACCTTTACCGGCTGCGGCACAATACCCATGAACTTTGGAGATGGCCCAATTATCTCTGACCCCTTTGGAGATGGAACTGACTTTGGATATTTAAGTTCTTATGCAAATAAAGTTTATATAGGTCCGAATAAGAATGGTAATGGAGCCAGTAGGTTTAATGCTGATGGAAGTAACCCTCAGTCTTTAACTTTCGAACTGGATAAAGATACCAATGGTTCATCCACCTCCTCCAATACAGCCAGTATCCGTGATGGAGGTACTGCTGTACCACCTTACGTTTCTATTGGTCATACCGGCTGCACAAGTAACAATGCGAATCTGGCGACCGGTTGTGGCCCTGATAACAATGACGGTAGAGGACTTTTTGTTTCAGGAATAATTTCAGGACAGGAGTATTTATTTATCACCGGCGGAAAATCAGATGGAAATAATGACTACATGTATCAAACTTCCGATGAAGATACTGGTTTAAACTTTACTTATATAGATGCCTCCAGATCCTTTGATAGTGATGGAATCGGGGGAAATAAAGGAACCGAATCCATATTCGTATTTCAGAATAAAGTTTACTGGATGTCTCCCGGCGATAGACTATATAGACCTTATTTTGTAAAATTAAATGATCTTACCGCGGAATCTATACATGGCACTAATAATTTGATGATGAAGATTAAGTTCATGACAGGTTTCGGAAGACAGTCTTCATCCGCACCTAATATGGCCGATAAAGTTGGAGGAACTATTTCCAGTTTTAATGACAGATTATATATGGCTAATTCAGGTTCTATCTCTAACAGCAGTAAACGCTGTGGCTTAAATACTTCTTATGATCCGGGTCGTTGTGAGCAAACAGGAGGAATTATTCGGACCAATACTTCAAACCCGGGAGCCTGTATCAATGCTGATAACTGTCCTGATTGGACAGATATAACTCCCAGTTCACTAAAATTTAAACAGTATTTTTCTATAGTCCTTACTAAGTTAGCCGATCTAATCCCTGCCGATCGTCCAATACCTTCTTTTGCTGAATTCAATGGTAAATACTATTTTATTCGCAATGCCTGTCAGACCAGTAGATGGAACTGGTCCTGTACCAATTCTAGTTGTAACGATGATCAGGCCTGCCCTGCCGGACAGGAGATTCCACAACTCTGGAAATGTGATCCTACAATCAGTGGTTCATCCAATGATTGTGATCCGGATGATTGGAGTCTAATCGCTGAAAATGCCGGCACAGGCAAAACAAACTTTGGAGATACAAATAATAAATATATTAGTTTATTACAAACTAATGGAGACTATCTCTATGTAGGTTTTGATAACCATAGTACAGGAGCAGAAGTTTGGAGAACCAATATTGCCGATCCGAGTTCAGAAAATGATTTTACTCAGATAGGTGGCGATGGATTTGGTGTTTCCACTAACCAGGAAATTTTTTCTTCTATCTCTTTAAAAAGTGGCAGTACCTATTTCATTTACGTAAGTATTGGCTTCGATGGAAATCCGGTAAAAGTACACAGACAGCAAAATACCGGACCCGTAGCAGTTATAAAAAAGTTAAGCAGCAGTTCTTTGTTAGCATACCTGAATCTAAGTCCGGGTACGTTTAAAACTTTAATTTCGTTCCTGAGCTTTTGTATAATCTTGTTGGGAGTTTTATTGTATTTACGAAGAAGAAGGAAAATGCTTTCAACTGATGATGAAAGCATTTAAATGAAGAGAGATAAGTTTTTTAATATATTAATCTACATTAAAAATATCTTTAATTGCTTTTTTAAAAGAGGCTTTTGGAAGGGCTCCAACTGCCATTTGGGGTTTTTCTCCAACAGGAACAAATAGTATAGAAGGTATACTCTGTATACCAAACATACCGGCTAGTTCTTGTTGATCTTCTGTATTTATTTTATAAATGATTACTTTATCGGCGTATTCACCAGCTAACTCTTCTAAAATAGGAGCAACCATTTTACAGGGACCACACCAATCTGCATAAAAATCAATTATACAGGGTTTATCACCTTTATAATCCCAGTCCTTAGATTGTTCATAATCAAAAACTTTTTCTTTAAATGTATCTAAATTTAAATGCTCAAGAGCCATTGTATCAATTCCTCACTATTTTGATTTTTAAACAGTATTTTACTTTCCTTCTAAAATGTCTATAGAAAAACATTTTTTGTACTTAAAATAAAAAACAATGAAATTGTAGATTCTTAAAAATAATCTTGATTTTTATTTATAAGACTAATTATTACAAAATAATATGTGTTCAGGAAACATTTTGATATTTAGTATTAGCTTATATACTTTTCTCTTTTTACTTTTTTCCCATATCCCATTGTTTTCTAAAGCAAGATATCCTTCAGAAACCTATCTGGATGATATAGGAAGAACCTTTTTCATTTTTTCAAATAAGGAAAAAAGAAAGAACATATTTAAGAAGAAGTTATTTTTGAAAAATGGTAAAAGATATGATAAAGCTGAGTTTTCTGGTATTCATACAATCATCTTAACCAAAGCCGATAATCAGTACCTGGTAGAATTATTTAGCAAAGCCTGGCATGTAATTTCAAGAAGCGGATTTGGAACTATGGAGAATGGAAATTTTTATGTTTTGCAACCCTTCAATAGTATGATCCAAAAAAGAGTTTATGATTCATTCGGAAACCTGGTAGAAGAATCCTATTTAGATAATTATTTAAAGCCTGCTCCCATAAAAATAGGAAAAATTCAGTATGCTTATAATAAAGCTGGAAATCTTCTTTCCATTTCTCACTATAGCCCGGAAGGAACTGCGATTCCTGATGAATACGGGGTTCACCTTTATGCGTATAAATATGATGAATATGGTAACCAAATCAGAGAAAGTAAATATGATTCTAAGGGACATTTAAAACCCGACTCACAAAAAAAAACTATTATAGAGAATCGCTATGATAAATTTGGCAATATGATCCTCGAAGCTTATTATGATAAGGATCGAAAACTTATTTCGGGTACCGGTAGCATCGCAATTTATAGATTCTATTATGACAGGAAAGGCAACCTTACAAAAGGTAAATATTATAATAAACATAAGAAATTAACAAACAACTATGAAGGAATCGCTTACTATACTTACAAATATAATTCTCAGGGTCTTGTATCATCTGTTGAATACAGGAACAAAAAGGGTCAGGAAGTAAAAAACTCTGAGAAGGTATTTCGCTACGAGTATACCTATGATTCCTTAGGAAATATATTGCAGGAGAGACGTTACCACACAGAAGGTGTTTTACTTCGTTCGCCTTATGCCATTATAAACTATACACATCATGGCAAATTAATCAGTTCAAAAGAATTTTTAGATGACATAGGCAATCCTGTGGAAGCTGGCATCGCCTATGCAAATATTGTTCTGGATAAAGAGGATAACTTTCTAATACAAGACTCAATTTCTCCAACTTCACATATTCTCTGTTACGGATATGCGAAAAAAGAAATTTTTTATGATGAGAAAAACCGTGTGAGTCTTGTACGATTTTTAAATAAAGAAGGAAGCCTTG is a window from the Leptospiraceae bacterium genome containing:
- the trxA gene encoding thioredoxin, with protein sequence MALEHLNLDTFKEKVFDYEQSKDWDYKGDKPCIIDFYADWCGPCKMVAPILEELAGEYADKVIIYKINTEDQQELAGMFGIQSIPSILFVPVGEKPQMAVGALPKASFKKAIKDIFNVD